One Orrella dioscoreae genomic window carries:
- a CDS encoding ABC transporter substrate-binding protein: MMPFQMTQRLARTLHGLTLALALLTLLPSHPSQAAETPRRGGVLTAIVQPEPPNLTVALQQSSPTQLVASKIYESLLTYSFDLKPLPSLARSWEVSPDGLTYTFHLQRGVTWHDGRPFSADDVVFSYQKVLAGNARTRGLMANVATLEAPDANTVVFRLKAPYAAFLYAFDLGGGAIYPRHLYDTDVPLAQNPNNATPIGTGPFKFKRWERGAYIELVRNEHYWQAGKPYLDGITYRVIPDAASRRLALEQGTVQQAVGQDIEPADLARVAALPHIASTRKGYEYWSSMHFLELNAQRKPFDDKRFRQALAHAINREFITEKIMFGTGVVPTGPIHRNTRYYDPDVRRYAYDPKRAIALLDEIGLKPDANGVRITIGFIPSPFGELQRRIAEVIRQNLSQVGIKVEIENLDLGGVISRVSNWDYDVHANGVFQYGDPAIGVARTYLGSNIRKGVMYSNTSHYNNPEVDALFEEAARSNDEARRQALYSRIQKILVEDVPVLWLAETSYTTLLDRRVRDAIVTGLGANGTYGDAWLAEP, translated from the coding sequence ATGATGCCTTTCCAAATGACGCAGCGCCTGGCGCGCACCCTGCACGGCCTGACCTTGGCCCTGGCCCTGCTGACGCTCCTGCCTTCCCATCCCTCCCAGGCCGCGGAGACGCCGCGGCGCGGCGGCGTGCTGACCGCCATCGTCCAGCCCGAGCCGCCCAACCTGACCGTGGCGTTGCAGCAGTCCTCGCCCACGCAGCTGGTCGCCAGCAAGATCTACGAAAGCCTGCTCACCTATTCCTTCGACCTGAAGCCCTTGCCCAGCCTGGCCCGCAGCTGGGAGGTCTCGCCCGACGGGCTGACCTATACCTTCCACCTGCAGCGCGGCGTGACGTGGCACGACGGGCGTCCCTTCAGCGCCGACGACGTCGTGTTCTCGTACCAGAAGGTCCTGGCGGGCAATGCCCGCACCCGCGGTCTGATGGCCAATGTCGCCACGCTGGAGGCGCCGGACGCCAATACCGTGGTCTTCCGGCTCAAGGCGCCCTACGCCGCCTTCCTGTATGCCTTCGACCTGGGCGGCGGGGCCATCTATCCGCGCCACCTGTACGACACGGACGTGCCGCTGGCCCAGAACCCCAACAATGCCACCCCCATCGGCACCGGGCCGTTCAAGTTCAAGCGCTGGGAACGCGGCGCCTACATCGAGCTCGTGCGCAACGAGCACTACTGGCAGGCCGGCAAGCCCTACCTGGATGGCATCACCTATCGCGTCATCCCGGATGCGGCCTCGCGCCGGCTCGCCCTCGAACAAGGCACCGTGCAACAGGCCGTGGGCCAGGACATCGAGCCCGCCGACCTGGCCCGGGTGGCGGCGCTGCCCCACATCGCCAGCACCCGCAAGGGCTATGAATACTGGTCGTCCATGCACTTCCTGGAGCTCAACGCCCAGCGCAAGCCCTTCGATGACAAGCGCTTCCGGCAGGCGCTGGCCCACGCCATCAACCGGGAATTCATCACCGAGAAGATCATGTTCGGCACCGGTGTCGTCCCGACCGGGCCGATCCACCGCAACACCCGCTATTACGACCCGGACGTGCGCCGCTATGCCTACGATCCCAAGCGCGCCATCGCCTTGCTCGACGAAATCGGCCTGAAGCCCGATGCCAACGGCGTGCGGATCACCATCGGGTTCATCCCGTCGCCTTTCGGGGAACTCCAGCGCCGCATCGCGGAGGTCATCCGGCAGAACCTGTCGCAGGTCGGCATCAAGGTCGAGATCGAGAACCTGGACCTCGGCGGCGTGATATCGCGCGTGTCGAACTGGGACTACGACGTGCACGCCAATGGCGTCTTCCAGTATGGCGACCCCGCGATCGGGGTTGCGCGCACCTATCTGGGCAGCAACATCCGCAAGGGCGTCATGTACAGCAACACGTCCCACTACAACAATCCCGAGGTGGATGCGTTGTTCGAGGAAGCCGCCCGCAGCAACGACGAGGCCCGCCGCCAGGCGCTGTATTCCCGCATCCAGAAGATCCTGGTCGAGGACGTGCCGGTGCTCTGGCTTGCCGAGACCAGCTACACCACCTTGCTGGACCGGCGCGTGCGCGACGCCATCGTGACCGGCCTGGGCGCCAACGGCACCTACGGCGACGCGTGGCTGGCCGAACCATGA
- a CDS encoding pyridoxamine 5'-phosphate oxidase family protein, which translates to MPWPEAADVPSPVDGEVFHPGERLLQAHFGARARVAENGVRAIQPALAPPHQAFLQTLRYVLLAASDAQGWPWASALLGQAGFVDARDASTLHIRARPCEDDPLLPALVPGAAVGVLGIDLAARRRIRVNGRLAHGGPPGTVLAVAQAYNNCPQYIWPRADGVGASPRGAASPSLAGPAEPPAAIATSVEDPAVRALLARADTFFIASSYQARDDDPARVASGMDVSHRGGRPGFLNLAHGRLSWPEYTGNAYFNTLGNLLVDGRCALLVPDFETGAVLQLQGLATLDLSPPPAAPAQAGLDEGLRRNAVVHLAPRQAVLRPGVLPPDWLLLDRASTRDTTL; encoded by the coding sequence ATGCCCTGGCCTGAGGCAGCCGACGTCCCCTCGCCCGTGGACGGCGAGGTCTTCCACCCCGGCGAGCGCCTGCTGCAGGCGCACTTTGGCGCGCGTGCGCGCGTGGCCGAGAACGGCGTGCGCGCCATCCAGCCCGCGCTGGCGCCGCCGCACCAGGCCTTTCTTCAAACCTTGCGCTACGTGCTGCTGGCCGCCAGCGACGCACAGGGCTGGCCCTGGGCATCGGCCCTGCTGGGCCAGGCCGGCTTCGTCGACGCGCGGGACGCCTCGACGCTGCATATCCGCGCACGGCCGTGCGAAGACGACCCGCTGCTGCCTGCCCTGGTCCCGGGCGCCGCGGTCGGCGTGCTGGGGATAGACCTGGCGGCGCGACGGCGGATCCGCGTGAACGGACGCCTGGCCCATGGCGGGCCGCCAGGCACGGTACTGGCGGTGGCCCAGGCCTACAACAACTGTCCTCAGTACATCTGGCCGCGCGCGGACGGCGTGGGCGCATCGCCACGGGGTGCCGCGAGCCCGAGCCTCGCGGGGCCTGCCGAGCCGCCCGCGGCCATCGCCACGAGCGTCGAGGACCCCGCCGTCCGCGCCCTCCTCGCGCGAGCGGACACCTTCTTCATCGCCAGCAGCTACCAGGCGCGTGACGACGATCCCGCCCGGGTGGCCTCGGGGATGGACGTCTCCCATCGAGGCGGGCGGCCGGGCTTCCTCAACCTGGCGCATGGCCGCCTGAGCTGGCCCGAATACACCGGCAACGCCTACTTCAATACGCTGGGAAACCTGCTGGTGGACGGACGCTGCGCCTTGCTGGTGCCCGATTTCGAAACCGGCGCGGTCCTGCAATTGCAAGGCCTGGCCACGCTGGACCTTTCGCCCCCGCCCGCCGCGCCGGCGCAGGCCGGCCTGGACGAGGGACTGCGGCGCAATGCCGTCGTGCACCTGGCCCCCCGGCAGGCCGTGCTGCGCCCCGGGGTGCTGCCGCCCGATTGGTTGCTGCTGGACCGTGCCAGTACCCGCGACACCACCCTGTAG